From the genome of Azospirillum fermentarium:
CTATTCCCCCGCGGTGGTCAGCGCCCGGCTGGCGAAGCTGGAGGAACGGCTGGGCGTGCGCCTGCTCCACCGCACCACCCGCCACATCAGCCTGACGCCCGAGGGCGCGGAATTCCACGACCGCGCCCAACAGATCCTGGCGGAGATCGAGGCGGCGGAAGCCGCGGTGTCCCAGCGGGTGGCCGACCCCCGCGGGGTCTTGCGGGTGACGGCGCCGGCGGGGTTCGGGCGGATGCACGTGGCGCCGCTGCTCACCGGCTTCCTGCACCGCCATCCGCTGCTGCGGGTGGAGCTGGTGCTGACCGACCGGGTGGTGGATCTGGTGGAAGAGGGGTTCGACATCGGCGTGCGCGTCGCCCGGCTGGAGGACGGCGCGCTGATCGCCCGCCGTCTGGCCGCCAACGCGCGGGTTCTGTGCGCAGCACCCGCATACCTGGAACACCGCGGCGTGCCGCGCAGCACCGCCGACCTGTCCCACCACGACGCCCTGATGCTGGAGGGGCAGCGAAGCTGGAGCATCCAGGGCCGCCAGGGCATGGTGACCGTGCGCCCGCAGGTGCGGCTGCAGAGCAACGACGGTGCGGTGCTGCGCGACGCGGCGCTGAGCGGTCTGGGCCTCGTCCTGCGCTCGGTCTGGGAGGTGGGCGAGGATCTGACCGCGGGCCGTCTGATGCCGGTGCTGTCGGACCACGACGTGACGTTTGGCAGCGGCATCTACGCCGTCTATCCCAGCCGCCAGCATCTGGCCGCCAAGGTCCGGGCCTTCGTCGATGCGCTGGTGGACCGCTTCACCCCGGTGCCGCCGTGGGAGGGGGGATGAAGGTTTTTTGCAGACACTCCCAATTTTTGAATCTTTTTGCAGAACCTTGAAGATTTCTGCAGCCACACCGACCAACCCTGAAGGTCCGCAGGCGTGAGTCATGGCCGCCAACCGTTGCACGCAGCTTGCTGACAGAAACAGACTCAAAAGTTTTTGCAGGCCTTATCCAATCCTTGAACTTTCTTGCAGAACCTTGAAGATTTCTGCAGCCGCTCCGGCCAAGCCCGAAGGTCCCTGAGCACGAGTCATGGCGAGCAACCGCTGCCCCACAACGTGCTGACAGAAACAGACCCAAAGGTTTTTGCAGGCTTTATCTGATCCTTGAGCTTTTTTGCAGAATGGGAAAAATTCCAGCAGCTTAATGCACGGTTTTGAAAGTTTTAGCCCCAGGAGTTTCGGATGCCTGACAGCCTGCGCGACGGCGAACGCTACACCGGGCTGATGGGGCTGGTCTCCCGCTTCGGCCTTCCGGTACCGAAACCAAGCGTCATCTCCATCGTCGGCAGCAGGCAACGGCGGCAGCGCGAAGAAGCCCACCGCACCATCGAGCGTTACAGGGCGACTCCCCATTACGGCGATACGCCCGAGATGGACCTGAAGTTTGCTCTGCGTTACGAGCCAATCGACCTTGCGATTCTAAAGCTGGCGTTCGAGCACATGGGAACCGCCGGCCTGGAATTCTGGATCAGAGCCGAGCCGAACGGAATTTTCGCCCGCCGCGCGTGGTTTCTGTTCGAATGGTTGACCGGCAAACGGCTCGATCTTCCCGACGCCGGCCCCGTCGCCTACGTCCCCGCTCTGTCCCCGGAACAGCACATCGTGCTGCCCGGTGAACCGTCGCGGCGGCACCGGGTCATCGACAATCTGCTTGGCACGCCCGCCCTCTGCCCGGTGGTCCGCCGGACGCCAGCCATCGACGCCCTGCTGCTGTCCGGCATCCGGGAAGAGGCGGCGGCTCTGGTGCAGGGGTGTGATCCCCAGATCCTCGCCCGTGCCGTCACCCACCTCTACACCAAGGAGACCAAGGGCACCTTCGCCATCGAGGGGGAAACCGCCAGCGGCACCAAGGCCGAACGCTTCGTCGCCGCCCTGCGGTCGGTCCGTGATTTCGATCCGGCCAGCGAAAAGGACCAGACCCGCCTGCAGAATGTCATCGTCGATCCCCGCTACGCCGCCGCCGGATGGCGGGACTTCCAGAATTTCGTCGGGGAATCGTCCCTCGGGTACGATGAGATCGTCCATTTCATCTGCCCCAAACCCGAGGACGTGCGCCCGCTGATGGCCGGCTTCGCGGCTCTGGCCGCCCGGCTGAAGGGGGCGGAAATCGACCCCGTGCTGGCCGCTGCCGTGATCGCCTTCGCCTTCGTGTTCATCCACCCGTTCGGGGACGGCAACGGGCGCATCCACCGCTATCTGATCCATCACACGCTGAGCGAGGCCGGCTTCACCCCGCCCGGCGTCCTGTTTCCCGTGTCCGCCGCCATCGTGCGCAACCAGCGCGCCTATGACGCAGCGCTGGAGCGGTTCTCCCGCGCCATCGCCCCCCACATCGATTGGGCGTGGAGCAACGGCAACAACGGTGACGGCGGCGGGCCGGACATCGTGGTCAGGAACCGCACCGATCACCTCTACCGTTATTTCGACGCCACCCCCCAGACGGAATACCTGTACGGCTGCGTGATCGACACCGTGCGGCAGGATCTTCGGAACGAGGTTCTGTTCCTGGAGATCTTCGACCGCGCCATGCGGGGGGTAATGGACCGCATCGACATGCCCAACCGCAAGGCGGGGCACCTGGTCACTCTGGTCCTGCAGAACGGCCGCATCGGCAAGGACAAGCGCGCCAGCCTCTATTCCGAATTGACGGACACCGAGATCGACGATCTGGAACGGATCATCCTCGACGCCCGCACGCCCCCGGCAAACGGGGAATAGCGCGCCGCCCCTTATCGTCACACCGCCCGCACGTCGCGCAGGAAATCCTCCACCGCGTGGCTCAGCCGCCCGGCGTTGCCGGTCAGGTCGTCCACCTCGCGCAGCACCTGGGCGGCGGCGGTGTCGGCGGTGACGGCGGCGGCCTTCACATGCTCGATGCGGTCCGACACGCCGTGGGTGCCGGCGGCGGCCTGCTGCACGTTGCGGCTGATGTCGGCGGTGGTGGCGTTCTGCTGCTGGATCGCCGCGGCGATGGCCGAGGCGATTTCCGACACCGTGGCGATGGTGCCGACGATGGAGCGGATCGCCGCCACCGCGTCGTGGGTCACCCCCTGCATGGCCTGGATCTGGCCGGAAATGTCCACGGTGGCCCGCGCGGTCTGGTTGGCGAGGTTCTTCACCTCGCTCGCCACCACGGCGAAGCCCTTGCCCGCCTCCCCCGCGCGCGCCGCTTCGATGGTGGCGTTGAGCGCCAGCAGGTTGGTCTGGCCGGCGATGTCCTGGATCAACTGCACCACCGCCCCGATGCGCCCGGCGCTGTCGGCCAGCATCTCCACCATGCCGTCGGCGTGGCGCGCCTCGTCCACGGCGCGCTCGGCGATGTCGGTGGAGCGGGCCACCTGGCGGGAAATCTCCTGGATCGAGGCGGTCATCTCCTCCGCCGCCGCGGCCACGGTTTCGACGTTGGTGGCGGTCTGTTCGGCGGCGGCGGCGGTGGCCGCCGCCTGGGCCTGCGCCTCGTCGGCCACCGACTGCATGGACCGCGCCGACACCCCCAGCCGGTCGGCGGACGCGGTGACCGAGGCCAGCACCCCGGCGATGGAGCGGTCGAAGGCCACCACCAGCCGTTCCATCGCTTCGGTGTGGCGGGCCTTGGCCGCCTCATCCTGCTGGTGCAGGGCGTTCAGCCGGTCGGCATCGGCCAGGGCGCGGCGGAATTCATCCAGCGCGCGGGCCATGGCCCCCAACTCGTCGGTGCGGGCGGCATGGTCCACGGTGAACGAGCGTTCGCCGCGCACGATGCGCTGCATGGCGGCGTTCAGCCCGGTCAGCGGGCGGGTGATGCTGCGCCCGATGGTCACCGGCACCACCACCACGCCGAACGCCAGCAGCGCCAGCAGCCCCAGCGTCCACAGCAGATGCAGGCGGGCCGTTTCCCGGTCGGCGGCGGTCATGGCCATCAGGTCGCCGGCAAACCGCTCCTCCACCGTGCGCAGCAGGTCGATGTAGGCGGTGGCGGCGTCGAACCACGCCTTGGCGGTGACGCCCTGGAAATCGCCGCCATAGCCCGCCGCCGTGGCCACCCCCAGCATGCGCGCCACGGCACGGCTGCGTTCGTCCGCCGCGGCCTGGTCGTAGAGGCGCCGCTGTTCCGGGGCCAGCACCCCGGCCAGTTCCAGGGACAGGGCGTTCACCTCCCCGATCAACTGCATCAGCTTGGTGTGGCGGGACGGCTCGAACACCCCGGCGCGGAAGCCGCCCGCGGCCATGGCCCGCTGCTGCCCCACCCGCTCCTTGAGTTCCGACAGCACGATCAGACTGTTGGCCGCCGCCGCCAGGGCCGGATCGTCGGGCACCGACGGCAGCGACCGCCCCAGCGTCAGGGCCGTGCGGATCAGGGTGCTGTACGCGGCCACCGCCTCTTCCGGGGCCATCTGCAGCGCCGACACCCGCCCGCGCAACGCCTGCAGCCCGGCCAGCCCGTCGCGGGCCGTGGCCAGGGAGGCGGCGACGCGCCCCCCGCCACCGGCCATCACCGCATCGATCCGGGTGCGGGCGGCGGCCACGGCACGGTCGGACTGGGCACGCTGCGTCTCCAGTACCGTCCGGTCGGCCTCGGCCCCCCTGCCCGACACGAAGATGGAGGTCAGGCCGCGCTCCTTTTGCAGCTCGTGGACCGCCGCCGCCAGCCCCATGGCCAGATCGGCGGTTTCCTCCACCGCCGCCGCCCGCTGCAGCGCCTCCACTTTGGTCCAGGCGAAATGGGCCACCAGCCCGACGCTGATCAGGGCGGGAAAGGCGAACCCGACCGCCAGCCGGTGGAGCAGATGTCCCTGCCGCCCCGTTCCGCCAAAAGACGACACGGCCCCACCGAACGACGCACCCATGGAATCCTCGCTTCGCTTCCTTGTGGTTCCGGGCTTGAAGCAAAACCCGTACCGCATACCATGGCATGAAAGAGTGAGAGAATAATCAATCCAGCCACGATGTTGACGGCCGCGCCGTCCAACCAGCCCATGCCCGGCCGTTGCAAACTGCATTGCATTTCGAGACGCGGAAAAACCGCGATGCGGAAAAGCAAAACGCCCGCCCGACGGGACATCCGTCGGGCGGGCGTTTTGGAAACGGTCCGGGGCGCAAGAGCCGGCGGACGGTTACTCGGCGCTGGCCTTGGCCTTGGCGCTGGTGCCGCGGCCGGTGATGCGCTCGGCGATGCGGGCCGACTTGCCGCGGCGGTCGCGGAGGTAGTACAGCTTCGCGCGGCGCACCGCACCCTTGCGGACCAGCTCGATCGAGTCGATGCGGGGGCTGTACAGCGGGAACACGCGTTCCACGCCTTCGCCGTAGCTGATCTTGCGCACGGTGAAGGAGGAGTTCACGCCGGCGTTCTTGCGGGCGATGACGACACCTTCGTAGGCCTGGATACGCTCACGCGAGCCTTCCACCACCTTCACATTCACGCGCAGCGTGTCGCCGGGCGAGAATACCGGGATGGTCTTGCTGCCCAGGGCCTTCTCGATCTGCTCCTGTTCGAGCTGCTGCAACAGGTTCATGGCACTATCCCTTTTCCTCGGTGCGCCTCGCGGCGGACCGTTTCTCTGTCCTGCGCCCGCGGATGCGGGCAGCCGTTTCAACCTCGGCCCGGCGGGCCTCCTCGTAGCGGGTCCACAGGTCCGGACGCCGGCTCTGCGTGATCCGCTCCGCCTCGGCAAGCCGCCAGGCGTGAACTTTTGCGTGGTGGCCCGACAGCAGCACCTCCGGCACCGCCCGTTCCACCCCCTGCCCGTCGGTCCAGACCGCCGGGCGGGTGTAGTGGGGATATTCCAGCAATCCCCGCTCGAAACTCTCTTCGTCCGTCGTCGCCACATTGCCCATGACACCGGGCAACAGGCGCACCACCGCGTCGATCAGCACCAGGGCCGCCGGCTCGCCGCCGGACAGCACGAAGTCGCCGAGGCTCACCTCTTCGACATCGTGGGCGTCCAGCAGCCGCTGGTCCACCCCTTCGTACCGGCCACAGAGCAGGGTCACCGCCGGAGCGGCCGCCAGCTCCTTCACCAGCGCCTGGTCCAGCACCCGGCCCCGCGGCGACAGGTAGATCACCCGCCCCCGCTCCGGTGATCCCGGAAGTCCGCAGGTTGCGGTCAGGGCCGCATCCAGCACGTCCGGGCGCATCACCATGCCAGCGCCTCCGCCGAACGGGGTATCGTCCACGGAGCGGTGTTTATCGCGCGTGAATGCACGGATGTCCACCGTTTCCAACGACCAGACGCCGTTTTCCAGCGCCTTCCCCGCCAGGCTGTGCCCCACCACCCCCGGAAACATCTCCGGGAACAGGGTCAGCACCCGGACCGACCAGACCTGGGGGCCGGTGGCGCCGTGATTCACGGCTCCCCCTCCCCCGCACCGGCGGCCTCGGCCCCGTCGGAGTCGCCTCCGTCGGGACGGGCCTCGACCACCGCGGGCGGTTCCACCACCAGACGCCCGCCCTTCACATCCACGACCGGCACGCAGGCGCGGGTGAAGGGCAGAAGTTCCAGAGTGCCGCCCGGCCGCTGGAGTTCCAGCATGTCGCCGGCGCCGAAGTCGTAGATGGCCTTCACCACCCCGAACCGCGCGCCGTCCGCCGTTTCCGCCGGCAGGCCGATCAGGTCGGCGTGGTAGAATTCGTCCTCGTCCTCGGGTTCCGGCAGGGCGGTGCGGGCCACGTAGAGCCGCACCCCGGCCAGCGCCTGGGCCTGTTCACGGGTGGAGATCCCCTCCACCCGCGCCAGCCACAGTTCCTTGACCTGCCCGTTCAGCGTCACGGCAAAGCGGCGCTGCCCGTGCTCGTCGGTCAAGGGGCCGTACCCGGCGATGGCCGCGGGATCGCCGGTGAAGCTGCGCAGCTTCACCAGACCGCGCACCCCGTGGGAGCCGGCGAACTGGCCGATGCAGACCATCCCCGAAGGGACATTGGAAGAAGAAGCCTGGGACATGGTTCGACAGACGAACAGAGCCGCCGGACGGACGCCAAAGGCACCGCCCGGCACACCCCGTGGGTCTTACGCTTCGGCGGCGGCGGCGCGCTGCGCTTCCAGCTTCGCGCGCTCCTGGGCCTTGGCCTTCGGCGCCGACTTCTTCGGGGTTTCGCGGATGGCGGGCTTTTCCACCAGGCCCAGGTTGGCCAGGAACAGCACCACGCGGTCGGTGGGCTGGGCGCCGACCGACAGCCAATGCCGGGCGCGCTCGCCGTCGATCACGATGCGCTGTTCGTGTTCACGGGGCAGCATGGGGTTGTAGGTGCCGATCTTCTCGATGAAGCGGCCATCGCGCGGGCTGCGGGCGTCGGCGACGACGATGGCGTAGAACGGACGCTTCTTGGCGCCGCCGCGGGCGAGACGGATCTTCAGAGCCATTGGTAAAACAGCTTTCCTGTCAGGTGGTTAGAAACAATCACGGGACTGCGGGGCTTGGCCGCCCCACCCGTGGGTTGGTGAAAAACAAATCAGCGGATGTTGGGATCGCCGCCGCGCAGGCCGCGGGGCAGCAGCCCCCCCAGCCCGTGGCGCATGATGCCCTTCTTCCCCAGCTTCTGGACCTGCTTCATCATGGAGCGCATGTCGTCGAACTGCTTCAGCAGCCGGTTCACGTCCTGCACCGTGGTGCCGGACCCGGCGGCGATGCGGCGGCGGCGCGATGCCTTGATGACCTCGGGGTTCTTGCGCTCGGCCTTGGTCATGGAGGAGATGATCGCCTCCTGCCGCTTGATGACCGAATCGTCGAGCTTGGCGTCCTTCATCTGCGCCTTCAGCTTGCCGATGCCGGGCAGCAGATTCATCATCCCCGACAGACCGCCCATCTTGCGGATCTGGCGGAGCTGCATGGCCATGTCGTCCAGGTCGAAGCCCTTGCCCTGCTCCATCTTGCGGGCGAGCTTCTCGGCCTCGTCCTGGTCGATGGTCTCGATGGCCTTTTCCACCAGCGACACCACGTCGCCCATGCCGAGAATGCGGCCGGCGACACGGTCGGGGTGGAAATCCTCCAGCGCGTCGATCTTTTCGCCGACACCGAGCAGCTTGATCGGCTTGCCGGTCACCTGGCGCATGGACAGGGCCGCACCGCCGCGGGCGTCACCGTCGATACGGGTCAGCACGATGCCGGTGATGCCGACCTTGCCGTCGAAGTTGGTGGCGACGGTCACCGCGTCCTGGCCGGTCATGGCGTCGGCGACCAGCAGCGTTTCCACCGGGCGGGTGGCATCGCGCACCGCCGCCACTTCCGCCATCAACTCCTCGTCGATGGACAGGCGGCCGGCGGTGTCCAGCATCACCACGTCGTAGCCTTCCAGCCGCCCGGTTTCCATGGCGCGGCGCGCGATGGTCACGGGATCCTGGCCGGGGATGACCGGCAGGGTGGCGACGCCGGTCTGGTCGCCCAGAACCTTGAGCTGTTCCTGCGCCGCCGGGCGCCGGACGTCCAGCGACGCCATCAGCACCTTCTTGCGCTCGCGGGTCTTGAGACGCAGCGCGATCTTGGCGGTGGTGGTGGTCTTGCCCGACCCCTGCAGGCCGACCATCAGCACCGGGATGGGGGCGGGGGCGTTCAGGTTGATCGGCTCGGCGGTGCCCAGCATCTCCACCAGATTGTCGTGGACGATCTTGATGACCTGCTGGCCGGGGGTGACGGAGCGCAGAACCTCCTGCCCCACCGCGCGTTCCTTGACCTGGGCGACGAAGGACTTGACCACCGGCAGGGCGACGTCGGCCTCCAGCAGCGCGATGCGCACTTCGCGCAGCGCTGCAGACACGTCCTCCTCCGTCAGCGCGCCGCGGCGGCGCAGCTTGTCGAAGATGTCGCCCAGGCGTCCGGTCAGACCTTCGAACATGAAATCCCTCGTTTCCCAGTCCCGTCACCCGGACCCGTGTGCCCAAACAGAAACGCGCCAGTGCGCGACACTCGCGGACTGACGGACACCCCCCACAGTGGGCGGCGCTGCTTGGAAACATGGGCCAAGGCAGGAACCCGCACCATAGGCCCCTGCCCATCCTGAGTCAAAGGATAAGTAACGTGACGTTTCCCTACAGTCCTTGAATGAGCCCGCCGTCCACCCGGATGGACGCCCCGGTGATGTAGGAGGCGCGTTCACTGACCAGGAACGCCACCGTGTCGGCGAATTCCTGCGGTGTGCCGTACCGGCCCATGGGGATGGTCTTGCGCGCCGCCGCCGCCGTTTCTTCCACCGTGCAGCCCTGCCGTTCGGCGTTGGCGCGGTCGATCTGTTCCACCCGTTCGGTCTGGATGCGGCCCGGCAGCACCACGTTGACGGTGATGCCGGTGGGCGCCAGTTCCGTTGCCAGCGTCTTGGACCACCCGCGCACGGCCCCGCGCACCCCGTTGGACAGGGCCAGATTGGGAATCGGCTGTTCCATGCCCGACGACCCGATGGTCACGATCCGCCCCCAGCCCTGCTCCCGCATCCCCGGCAGCAGCCGGTTGGTCAGGTGGAACAGCGAGGCGGCCATGGCTGCAAACTGCTGGGCCCATGAAGCTGCAGCGGCACCCTCCGCCGGACCCGGCGGCGGACCGCCGCTGTTGTTGACGAGAATTGTCACCCCTCCGTTGGCAATCACCCCGTCGGCCAGCCGGTCGATGCTGTCCATGTCCGCCAGATCGACGAAGGCCGGGGTGATCCGCGCTGCAACCGCCGGAGGCAATTGCCTAGTCCATGACTGGATTTTATCGGCGGAGCGGGCGGCGGCGGTGACGCGGACCCCTTCCTCGGCGAGTGTCCGGGCGATGGCCGCCCCCAGCCCGCGGCTGGCCCCCAGCACCAGGGCGCGCTTGCCGGTCAATCCCAGATCCATCGCGTGTGTTTCCCTTTGCCGGTGGAGATGTGGCAAGGATGCCGCGGCCCGTCCGCGGAGTCCATCGGAGCCGAAGGCAGGAGTCCGCAGACCTATGACGCGGACTGTTGTCCTGTGCTATAAACCCGCCCATGTCCATCCGCCGTTCCACCCGCCGGTCCTTGTCCAAGGACTGGCTGTCCCTCAGCCGACGCCTGCGGTTCGAGATCACCGGCCCTCATGGGGCCGGGTGCTGCTGGCAATGCGGTCGTCCTCATGGACGCGAGGTGCAGGCATTGCCGGATGGCCGTTGGCTGCATCCCGACCGCAAGGTCTGGCTGGATGCTGCAGGGCGTGACGCTCTTTGGCCGGATATCGTCGAAGCCTGCCTGGCACGCAGCACGCGTGTCGTGCTGGCCGCCTGTCGTCTGGACAGCGTGGATGCGCGTTATCATGCCGTGACCGATGGCCTGGACGATGCTCTGGCCGGTCTGGCGGTGCTTTGTCAGCGCTGCCACATCCTCTCCCGGCAATACCGTGGGCGGACCCGGCTTGCGGTTCTCTCCCGCCGTGCCATGGGTGACCTGTTCAGCGGTCTTTACCGGCGCTGACAAGCGCCGGCCTTCGCCAGGCTTCCGTTTTCAAAACGTGGGTGGACCCCGCCGGACGGCTTGAGTCCGCGCGGGCGGTAGCCCGCGCGCCCGTAGCGGCGGCTTCGGCCTTCTCTCGGGGGCTTTTCACTGCCTGCTCTGCAGCTTTCCACGGCTTTGCCCACAGGCGTGGCCGTTAGAAACGTTAGAGAAGACTCTGTTAGAACAGTTAGGGGCTTGAATCGCTCAACGATTCCAAGCGGCTGCAGCATGTTTCGTGGGTGGACTGCTGAATCGGCGTGGGCGGACTGCCGAAGGCGTGTGTGGGCGGACTGCCGAATCGGCGTGGGCGGACTGCCGATTCACGCGGCTTCAGGCGGCAAGATCTCCACAAGCGGGGCTTTCGGCTCGTTGGCGGCCCGTTTTCCCTCGTTTTTCGGCATGAAGGTGACGATCACCCGGTCGTTGGCGCTGCGGCGGCGCTTGGGTTTCGGCCCTCCGGACACGGTTGCGGCGGGATCATCCTCGTCGGGCAGGGTCAGGGCCACGCCCCGTTCGGCAAAGGCGATGTGATAGTCGGGGATGTTGTCGCCTTCGATGATGCGGGACAAATCGCGCTTGAACGACCGGAGATCCTGTGTCGTGCCGCAGCGTTCGGCCAGTTTCGGCAAGGAAATGTGCCAGAATTCCTGGTTGCCGCAGTGCTTGCGCGCCAGTTCATACAGCCGGCGTTCCATCCCGCTTTCCAGATTGTAGTAATCCTTGGAAATGGTGATGACGCGCCGGTCTTCGGTGATGGCCTTGTAGGTCCAGCGGTTGAGCGTGATTTCCACATGGGTCATCACACGGCGGCCGTTCACCTGCTTGGTCTTGATCTCGTAATCGTCCAGCCAGCCGAAGCCACGCTCCTGCGCCTCGTCGCCCGACTTGATGTTGGTTTCGATCACCGTGGTCTGAAGCCGCTGCAGCGACTTCTTCACCAGCTGATAGCCGTCCTTGCCTGTCGAGCGCCCGGTCACCCGCATATAGTCGTGTAGATTGATCGCCAAAGTCCGCGAGACGGGAAGCCCGCGGTTGATGCGGTCCATCAGAAGTGTCTGGCAGTAAATCAGTAGATCCTTGTCGAAAATCGTCGCCATGCCATAGGGGCCGGGCTTTACGTCGATTCGGATGACGCCGTGCTTGCTTTGCTTCTCATAATGAAACGGTTCGGTACGTCCATGCTTTTGCAGGGAAAACCACGGGTATTCCATCAGCTTCACGTCGTCCTTGACCGGAACGTCGATCAACGTATCGACGAAC
Proteins encoded in this window:
- a CDS encoding LysR family transcriptional regulator, translating into MDQASDMALFVRIVAAGGLSAAGRQMGYSPAVVSARLAKLEERLGVRLLHRTTRHISLTPEGAEFHDRAQQILAEIEAAEAAVSQRVADPRGVLRVTAPAGFGRMHVAPLLTGFLHRHPLLRVELVLTDRVVDLVEEGFDIGVRVARLEDGALIARRLAANARVLCAAPAYLEHRGVPRSTADLSHHDALMLEGQRSWSIQGRQGMVTVRPQVRLQSNDGAVLRDAALSGLGLVLRSVWEVGEDLTAGRLMPVLSDHDVTFGSGIYAVYPSRQHLAAKVRAFVDALVDRFTPVPPWEGG
- a CDS encoding Fic family protein → MPDSLRDGERYTGLMGLVSRFGLPVPKPSVISIVGSRQRRQREEAHRTIERYRATPHYGDTPEMDLKFALRYEPIDLAILKLAFEHMGTAGLEFWIRAEPNGIFARRAWFLFEWLTGKRLDLPDAGPVAYVPALSPEQHIVLPGEPSRRHRVIDNLLGTPALCPVVRRTPAIDALLLSGIREEAAALVQGCDPQILARAVTHLYTKETKGTFAIEGETASGTKAERFVAALRSVRDFDPASEKDQTRLQNVIVDPRYAAAGWRDFQNFVGESSLGYDEIVHFICPKPEDVRPLMAGFAALAARLKGAEIDPVLAAAVIAFAFVFIHPFGDGNGRIHRYLIHHTLSEAGFTPPGVLFPVSAAIVRNQRAYDAALERFSRAIAPHIDWAWSNGNNGDGGGPDIVVRNRTDHLYRYFDATPQTEYLYGCVIDTVRQDLRNEVLFLEIFDRAMRGVMDRIDMPNRKAGHLVTLVLQNGRIGKDKRASLYSELTDTEIDDLERIILDARTPPANGE
- a CDS encoding methyl-accepting chemotaxis protein, with translation MGASFGGAVSSFGGTGRQGHLLHRLAVGFAFPALISVGLVAHFAWTKVEALQRAAAVEETADLAMGLAAAVHELQKERGLTSIFVSGRGAEADRTVLETQRAQSDRAVAAARTRIDAVMAGGGGRVAASLATARDGLAGLQALRGRVSALQMAPEEAVAAYSTLIRTALTLGRSLPSVPDDPALAAAANSLIVLSELKERVGQQRAMAAGGFRAGVFEPSRHTKLMQLIGEVNALSLELAGVLAPEQRRLYDQAAADERSRAVARMLGVATAAGYGGDFQGVTAKAWFDAATAYIDLLRTVEERFAGDLMAMTAADRETARLHLLWTLGLLALLAFGVVVVPVTIGRSITRPLTGLNAAMQRIVRGERSFTVDHAARTDELGAMARALDEFRRALADADRLNALHQQDEAAKARHTEAMERLVVAFDRSIAGVLASVTASADRLGVSARSMQSVADEAQAQAAATAAAAEQTATNVETVAAAAEEMTASIQEISRQVARSTDIAERAVDEARHADGMVEMLADSAGRIGAVVQLIQDIAGQTNLLALNATIEAARAGEAGKGFAVVASEVKNLANQTARATVDISGQIQAMQGVTHDAVAAIRSIVGTIATVSEIASAIAAAIQQQNATTADISRNVQQAAAGTHGVSDRIEHVKAAAVTADTAAAQVLREVDDLTGNAGRLSHAVEDFLRDVRAV
- the rplS gene encoding 50S ribosomal protein L19 produces the protein MNLLQQLEQEQIEKALGSKTIPVFSPGDTLRVNVKVVEGSRERIQAYEGVVIARKNAGVNSSFTVRKISYGEGVERVFPLYSPRIDSIELVRKGAVRRAKLYYLRDRRGKSARIAERITGRGTSAKAKASAE
- the trmD gene encoding tRNA (guanosine(37)-N1)-methyltransferase TrmD; translated protein: MNHGATGPQVWSVRVLTLFPEMFPGVVGHSLAGKALENGVWSLETVDIRAFTRDKHRSVDDTPFGGGAGMVMRPDVLDAALTATCGLPGSPERGRVIYLSPRGRVLDQALVKELAAAPAVTLLCGRYEGVDQRLLDAHDVEEVSLGDFVLSGGEPAALVLIDAVVRLLPGVMGNVATTDEESFERGLLEYPHYTRPAVWTDGQGVERAVPEVLLSGHHAKVHAWRLAEAERITQSRRPDLWTRYEEARRAEVETAARIRGRRTEKRSAARRTEEKG
- the rimM gene encoding ribosome maturation factor RimM (Essential for efficient processing of 16S rRNA), encoding MVCIGQFAGSHGVRGLVKLRSFTGDPAAIAGYGPLTDEHGQRRFAVTLNGQVKELWLARVEGISTREQAQALAGVRLYVARTALPEPEDEDEFYHADLIGLPAETADGARFGVVKAIYDFGAGDMLELQRPGGTLELLPFTRACVPVVDVKGGRLVVEPPAVVEARPDGGDSDGAEAAGAGEGEP
- the rpsP gene encoding 30S ribosomal protein S16; amino-acid sequence: MALKIRLARGGAKKRPFYAIVVADARSPRDGRFIEKIGTYNPMLPREHEQRIVIDGERARHWLSVGAQPTDRVVLFLANLGLVEKPAIRETPKKSAPKAKAQERAKLEAQRAAAAEA
- the ffh gene encoding signal recognition particle protein; the protein is MFEGLTGRLGDIFDKLRRRGALTEEDVSAALREVRIALLEADVALPVVKSFVAQVKERAVGQEVLRSVTPGQQVIKIVHDNLVEMLGTAEPINLNAPAPIPVLMVGLQGSGKTTTTAKIALRLKTRERKKVLMASLDVRRPAAQEQLKVLGDQTGVATLPVIPGQDPVTIARRAMETGRLEGYDVVMLDTAGRLSIDEELMAEVAAVRDATRPVETLLVADAMTGQDAVTVATNFDGKVGITGIVLTRIDGDARGGAALSMRQVTGKPIKLLGVGEKIDALEDFHPDRVAGRILGMGDVVSLVEKAIETIDQDEAEKLARKMEQGKGFDLDDMAMQLRQIRKMGGLSGMMNLLPGIGKLKAQMKDAKLDDSVIKRQEAIISSMTKAERKNPEVIKASRRRRIAAGSGTTVQDVNRLLKQFDDMRSMMKQVQKLGKKGIMRHGLGGLLPRGLRGGDPNIR
- a CDS encoding SDR family oxidoreductase, which gives rise to MDLGLTGKRALVLGASRGLGAAIARTLAEEGVRVTAAARSADKIQSWTRQLPPAVAARITPAFVDLADMDSIDRLADGVIANGGVTILVNNSGGPPPGPAEGAAAASWAQQFAAMAASLFHLTNRLLPGMREQGWGRIVTIGSSGMEQPIPNLALSNGVRGAVRGWSKTLATELAPTGITVNVVLPGRIQTERVEQIDRANAERQGCTVEETAAAARKTIPMGRYGTPQEFADTVAFLVSERASYITGASIRVDGGLIQGL
- a CDS encoding replication initiator protein A, which codes for MVAQDDRQICLFVDTLIDVPVKDDVKLMEYPWFSLQKHGRTEPFHYEKQSKHGVIRIDVKPGPYGMATIFDKDLLIYCQTLLMDRINRGLPVSRTLAINLHDYMRVTGRSTGKDGYQLVKKSLQRLQTTVIETNIKSGDEAQERGFGWLDDYEIKTKQVNGRRVMTHVEITLNRWTYKAITEDRRVITISKDYYNLESGMERRLYELARKHCGNQEFWHISLPKLAERCGTTQDLRSFKRDLSRIIEGDNIPDYHIAFAERGVALTLPDEDDPAATVSGGPKPKRRRSANDRVIVTFMPKNEGKRAANEPKAPLVEILPPEAA